The Microbacterium natoriense genomic interval TCGTGTCGCGAACAACATCGGTGCCCCACTGCTGGCGAACGCCGCCACGGGTCGTGACGACCTCTACTTCAACACCTCGATGCTGTGGATGCCGGACGGCACAGCCGAGCAGACACACGACAAGCGGCATCCTGTGCCGTTCGGCGAGTACGTGCCGGATCGGGCGTTCTACTACGCGATCGTGCCCGACCTCATCGGGCTGATCGGCCGTGAGTACACGCCGGGAGTCAACCCGCCGATCGTCGACGTCGACGGAGTGAAGGTCGGCTTGGCGATCTGCTTCGACGTCATCTACGACGACCTGGTGCACCAGAGTCTGACGGACGGGGCTCAAGTTCTCGTGTTCCAGACGAACAACGCGGACTTCCGCGGGACGGATGAGAACCTGCAGCAACTCGCGTTCGCGCGTATGCGCGCGATCGAGACGGGTCGCAGCGTGGTGAATATCTCGACGGTGGGCACGAGCCAGATCATCCGCCCCGACGGGACGACCGTGACGGCCCTGGATGCAGATGAGGCCGGGGCGATGCTCGAAGATGTCGAGCTTCGCTCCGGCCTCACGGCTGGTGTCGTGCTGAGCCCCTGGATTCAGCAGTTGCTGCTATGGGGCGGGATGGGAGCGCTTCTCATCGGGTGGTGGCGCTCCCGGCGCGCTTAGGCGCCGATCTTCTGCCGGGTCGGGTCTTCGCCGGCACCGCGGCGCGCGCGGAGAACCGCGAGGCGCTCTTCGAGAAGCTCTTCGAGCTCGGCGCGGGTGCGGCGCTCCAGGAGCATGTCCCAGTGCGTACGTGCGGCCTTCTCATCGGTGACCTCGAGCGTGACGGCGTGGCCGTCGACGTTCAGGCGCGCCTCGGCGCCGCAGGAGCGGCACTCCCAGGTCTGGGGCGGCTCGGCGTCAGCCGCGAACATCAGGTTCGTGACGTGACCGCATGTGTCACAGGTGTAGGTGGTTTCACGGCGCTCCATGAAAACGACGCCCTCTTCGCTCTGTAGGCTCTGGGCGCCGAGTCGGATGCCGCGCAGGCTGCGATCTGCCATTGTGTGGTCCTCTCGTCGCTGTCAGGTATAACGCTCGAGCCTGTGCTTCTCATCCGAGAAGACGTGTTCTCGCGCGGATTCACAGGTGAATCCCAGCGCGACGACCTAAGGAGCGGCGAGCGTCTCGAGGGCGAGGTCTGCACGGTCGGAGACGATGCCGTCGACACCGGCCTCGATCAGACGTGTCATCTCGGACGCCTCGTTCACGGTCCACACATGGACCTCGACATCGTGTCGGTGAGCGGCGCGGATCAGGGCGGGGGTGAGCACGCGGATGCCCCGCTGCCGTTCGGGGATCTGGAGTGCGTCGAGGCTGCGGAGAACGCGGCCGGGGGAGAGGTGCAGAGCGGAGAGAGCCACCATTGCGGCGATGGTGCGGCTGCCACCGGATGTCGCAGGGCGGATGGCGGCGCCGCCGCGAAGGGCCGCAGCGATCGCCACCTGCCGTCGTGCATCCGAGAAGCTCGTGACGAGCACTCGATGAGCGTGCGGCGCGACGAGCGTTCCGAGCGGCTCCGCAGCGGCATCCGTCTTGACATCGATGTTGAAGCGGACCCCGGGAAAGGAATCGAGGGCCTCGCGGACCGTGAGCAGTCCGCCGTGGTCTGCGAAGATGGCGCGCAGCTCGCGCGTGCCGATCTCGGCGACGGCGCGCGTGTCGCCGTTCAGACGGGTGAGGTCGGGGTCGTGGAAGAGCACGACGTCGCCGTCGGCGGACACATGGCAGTCGGTCTCGATGTACTCGACTCCCACGGCGTGAGCCGCGGCGAAAGCGGCCGCGCTGTTCTCCCACACACCGGAGTCCTCGCCTGCCGCGGTGAGAAGACCGCGGTGGGCGAGGACTCGAGGGTGGCGTGTCTTCGCGAAGTACGGGTGCGTCACGCGCCCGGCGTGCCCGTCGGCGGCTTCGGCGTGAACGCGCTGCCGATGCCCTTGAGCGCCTCGGTGAGCTCGCTCGGGATGATCCACAGCTTGCTCGAGGAGCTCTCGCTGATCTTCGGCAGCATCTGCAGGTACTGGTAGGCGAGGAGCTTGTCGTCCGGCTGCCCCTGGTGGATGGCGGTGAAGACGTTCTGGATGGCTTCGGCTTCACCCTGCGCGCGCAGCACGGCGGCCTGCTTGTCGCCCTCGGCCTGGAGGATGGCGGCTTGGCGCTGGCCCTCGGCTTCGAGGATCTGCGACTGCTTGGAGCCCTCGGCCGTCAGGATCGCGGCACGGCGGTCTCGCTCGGCGCGCATCTGCTTCTCCATCGAATCCTGGATGGAGACGGGCGGATCGATCGCCTTGAGCTCGACACGTCCGACGCGGATGCCCCACTTGCCCGTGGCCTCGTCGAGGACGACGCGCAGCTGGCCGTTGATGTTGTCGCGGCTGGTCAGCGCCTCTTCGAGGTTCAGACCGCCGACCACGTTGCGGAGTGTCGTGGTCGTGAGCTGCTCGACAGCGCCGAGGTAGTTGGCGATCTCGTAGGTCGCCGCCCGAGCATCCGTCACCTGGAAGTACACGACCGTGTCGATCGAGACGACCAGGTTGTCTTCGGTGATCACGGGCTGCGGCGGGAAGGACACGACCTGCTCGCGCATGTCGATCAGCGGACGCAGACGGTCGATGAACGGCACCAGGATGTTCAGACCCGGCATGAGCGTCTTGTGGTAGCGGCCGAGCCGCTCCACCACGCCGGCGGTCGCCTGGGGGATGATGCGGATCGAGCGTGCGAGCGTCACCACCACGAAGATGATGACGGCGATCGCGAGGATCCACCCGATCGCGGTGGGGATGAAGTTGGAGTCGTCCACTGGTTCTCCTAGTCGTTGACGGGACGGACGATGGCGGTGGCGCCGTTGATCGCCGTGATGGCGATCGTGGCTCCAGTGGGGATGGCGACGGGAGACGCTGTGCGGGCAGTCCAGGTGTCGCCGTTGCTGAGCTTGACCTGACCGGTGACCTGCGTGATCTCCTGCAGTGCGAGGCCGCGCAGGTCGATGAGCGCATCGACGTTCGACTTCGTGGGGTCCTCACCGCGATGCAGCCTCTTCAGCAAAGGCGGCCGGATGAAGAGGATGAAGAGGGCCGCCGCGGCCGCGGCGATGATCACCTGAGCCCAGACGGGGATGCCGATCAGATCGGTGATGAGGCCGACTGCCGCCCCGAAGCTCAGCATCAGGAAGGTGAAGTCCAACGACAGCATCTCGATCACGAGGAAGACGGCGATCAGCACCAGCCACCCGATCCATGCCCACTGGTCGATGAACTCTACGAAAGTCGTGACATCGTTCATGCGGCCTCCTTTGCGGTCAACCTATCACGGTGCTGAGCGCCGCCGAGGGTACCCCGGGCGGCCGTTGGTAATGTGAGTGGGTCGCGTTCTCGCGGCGATCAGCGCATCTCAAGGAGTCACCGTGTCCGACGTTCTTCCCGCAGGTTCCCTCGACGGCAAGGTCGCTCTTGTCACCGGCTCGTCGCGCGGCATCGGCGCCGACACCGTGCGCTACTTCGCCGAGGCCGGAGCCGACGTCGTCATCAACTTCCGCAACAAGGCTCCGCGCGCCGAGAAGCTCGCGAACGAGCTGCGCGAGCTCGGCCGCCGTGTGCTCGTGGTGGGCGCCGACCTCACAGACCCGGCATCCGTGGCGGAGATGTTCGACCGCCGTGAAGAACGAGTTCGGCCGGCTCGATGTGCTCGTGCTCAACGCCTCCGGCGGCATGGAGTCCGGTATGGCCGAGGACTACGCCCTCACTCTCAACCGCGACGCCCAGTTGAACGTGCTGAACGCGGCCACGCCGCTTCTCGGTGAGGGGGCGCGCGTCGTGTTCGTGACGAGCCACCAGGCGCACTTCATCCGCACGACCCCGACGATGCCCGAGTACCTCCCCGTCGCGCTCTCGAAGCGTGCCGGGGAAGACGCCTTGCGCGAGCTCATCCCCGGTCTCACCGAGAAGGGCATCGGTTTCACCGTCGTCTCGGGCGACATGATCGAGGGCACGATCACGGCGACCCTTCTCGAGCGCGCCAACCCCGGCGCCATCTCCGAGCGACGTGAGTCGGCCGGCAAGCTCTACAACGTGTCGGAGTTCGCGGCCGAGGTCGCGAAGGCGGCGATCGACCCGGTTCCCGTCGACAACACCCGTCTCGTCGGCGACGTCAGCGGCTTCGTCGCGGAATGATCCGCTGAAAGAGACGATCGGCCCCGAACTGCGAACAGTTCGGGGCCGATCTGCGTCGACGGCGAAGTGTCAGCCGGTGACGGCGTCTTTCACAGCCTTCGCGTCACGCCCGAGCGTGATCGCGCGGATGATCTGCACGATGCCGAGCGCGACCAGCGAGGTGCCGAAGAAGATCCACAGCCAGATGCCTGCGGCGAGCACGTTGAAGAGCACGAAGACACCCGCGATGATGCTGAGAATCGCGTAGAGCAGCGTCCACGTGCGCGATCCGTCGTTCCCGAGCAGCGTCAGTGAGACGATGCCGTCGAACAGCCAGCTGATGCCGATGAACACGACCGTGATCAGGGCGAAGGTGACCGCTGCCTCCTTGAGGTTCGAGAAGGCGATCACGCCGGCCACGATGTAGAGCACGCCGAGGGCGATGTGCCCGGCACGGGCCCATCCGCCCTTGGAGCTCGAGAAGATGCCGAGCCCGATGTAGACGAGACCCGCGACGATCAGATAGGCGGCGAAGATGCCGGTGACGAAGACGATCGATTTGACCGGCCAGACCAGCAGGACGATGCCGGCGATGAGCGACAATGCGCCCGAGACGGCGAGCGAGACGCGGATCGCTTTGAAGGCGGCCTTGGCGTCGGCGGCGAGGGATTCGGACATGTGTAGACCCTTTCTGGGAAGATCCTGTGAGGGATGTGCCCCAGCGTAGCCCTCGGCTGCGACGAAGCGGGGGAGACCTGCGGCGGGGTGTCGCAGAGCGATATATGAGTACATGCGGCGACATGGCAGGATCGACGTGTGACTCCTGTCGATGATGCGCGGCTGCGTGAGCTGGTGCTGATGCGCAAGGTGCGCGACCGCATCGACCGCGACTATGCGAAGCCGCTCGACGTCGAGGCGCTCGCGCGGGGAGTGCACATGTCGGCGGGGCATCTCAGCCGCACGTTCCGAGACGCCTATGGCGAGTCTCCGTACTCGTACCTGATGACCCGCCGCATCGAGCGCGCGATGGCGCTGCTGCGCAGAGGTGACATCAGCGTCACCGACGTGTGCTTCGAGGTGGGGTTCTCCTCGCTGGGCACCTTCAGCACGCGATTCAGCGAGCTGGTCGGCGTCTCACCGAGCGTCTACCGCGCGCGAGCCGCTGACGTCGACGGCATCCCGACGTTCCTGGCGAAGCAGGTCATCAGACCGATCAGGAATCAAGAAGCGCCGCGCACCGACGCGCACCTAGCCTGATCATCATGAACATCACCATCAACGCCAGTTTCCTCCCGCACACGGATGCCGACGCATCCGTCGCCTTCTACCGCGACGTGCTCGGGTTCGAGGTCCGCAAGGACGTCGGCTACGACCGGATGCGCTGGATCACCGTGGGCCCACAGGGGCAGCCCGACACCGCGATCGTCCTCACGCCGCCCGCCGTCGACCCGGGCATCAACGACGAGGAGCGCGCCACCGTGCTCGGTCTCATGGCGAAGGGCAGCTTCGGCGGCATCGTCCTCGCGACCGACGACGTGGACGCGGCCTTCGCGGCCATCGAATCCCGGGGCGCCGACATCGTGCAGGAGCCGATCGATCAGCCCTACGGCGTGCGTGACTGCGCGTTCCGCGATCCGGCTGGCAATATGGTGCGTCTGCAGCAGAGCGCCTGACACGAACAAGAAGAGGATGACGATGACCGTCGAACACCCAGCAGACGCCCATGACATCATCCGGGTCCAGGGCGCGAGGGAGAACAATCTCAAAGAGGTCAGCGTCGACATCCCCAAGCGACGCCTGACGGTGTTCACGGGAGTGTCGGGGTCGGGCAAGAGCTCGCTCGTCTTCGACACGATCGCTGCCGAGTCGCGGCGGATGATCGACGAGACGTACAGCGCGTTCGTACAGGGTTTCATGCCATCGGTGCCGCGCCCCGACGTCGACGTACTCGAGGGGCTCACGACGGCGATCATCGTCGATCAGGAGCGGCTCGGAGCGAATCCGCGTTCGACGGTCGGCACTGTGACCGACGCGAACGCCATGTTGCGCATCCTCTTCTCAAAGCTCGGGCAGCCGTACATCGGGGGCCCCACCGCGTTCTCGTTCAACATCCCGACGCAGAAGGCGAGCGGCGTGATGACCGGTCCCGGCGGCGAGAAGAAGATCGTCAAGGACGCGATCTACCTCGGCGGCATGTGCCCCAGGTGCGAAGGCAGGGGAGCGGTCTCCGACCTCGACCTGGCTCAGATCGTCGACGAGTCGAAGTCGCTGAACGAGGGCGCGATCATGGTGCCGGGGTACACGGCCGACGGCTGGATGGTGAAGGGCTTCTCGGAGTCGGGTTTCTATCCTGCTGACAAGCCGATCTCGTCGTTCTCCGACAAGCAGCGGCATCTCTTCCTCTACGGAGAAGTCACCAAGGTCAAGATCTCCGGTATCAACATGACGTACGAGGGTCTGATCCCCAAGATCACCAAGTCGATGCTCTCGAAGGATCTCGACGCGCTGCAGCCCCACAT includes:
- a CDS encoding VOC family protein; this encodes MNITINASFLPHTDADASVAFYRDVLGFEVRKDVGYDRMRWITVGPQGQPDTAIVLTPPAVDPGINDEERATVLGLMAKGSFGGIVLATDDVDAAFAAIESRGADIVQEPIDQPYGVRDCAFRDPAGNMVRLQQSA
- a CDS encoding SPFH domain-containing protein yields the protein MDDSNFIPTAIGWILAIAVIIFVVVTLARSIRIIPQATAGVVERLGRYHKTLMPGLNILVPFIDRLRPLIDMREQVVSFPPQPVITEDNLVVSIDTVVYFQVTDARAATYEIANYLGAVEQLTTTTLRNVVGGLNLEEALTSRDNINGQLRVVLDEATGKWGIRVGRVELKAIDPPVSIQDSMEKQMRAERDRRAAILTAEGSKQSQILEAEGQRQAAILQAEGDKQAAVLRAQGEAEAIQNVFTAIHQGQPDDKLLAYQYLQMLPKISESSSSKLWIIPSELTEALKGIGSAFTPKPPTGTPGA
- a CDS encoding NfeD family protein; translation: MNDVTTFVEFIDQWAWIGWLVLIAVFLVIEMLSLDFTFLMLSFGAAVGLITDLIGIPVWAQVIIAAAAAALFILFIRPPLLKRLHRGEDPTKSNVDALIDLRGLALQEITQVTGQVKLSNGDTWTARTASPVAIPTGATIAITAINGATAIVRPVND
- a CDS encoding glycerophosphodiester phosphodiesterase family protein, which codes for MTHPYFAKTRHPRVLAHRGLLTAAGEDSGVWENSAAAFAAAHAVGVEYIETDCHVSADGDVVLFHDPDLTRLNGDTRAVAEIGTRELRAIFADHGGLLTVREALDSFPGVRFNIDVKTDAAAEPLGTLVAPHAHRVLVTSFSDARRQVAIAAALRGGAAIRPATSGGSRTIAAMVALSALHLSPGRVLRSLDALQIPERQRGIRVLTPALIRAAHRHDVEVHVWTVNEASEMTRLIEAGVDGIVSDRADLALETLAAP
- a CDS encoding RNA polymerase-binding protein RbpA, with the protein product MADRSLRGIRLGAQSLQSEEGVVFMERRETTYTCDTCGHVTNLMFAADAEPPQTWECRSCGAEARLNVDGHAVTLEVTDEKAARTHWDMLLERRTRAELEELLEERLAVLRARRGAGEDPTRQKIGA
- a CDS encoding HdeD family acid-resistance protein, whose protein sequence is MSESLAADAKAAFKAIRVSLAVSGALSLIAGIVLLVWPVKSIVFVTGIFAAYLIVAGLVYIGLGIFSSSKGGWARAGHIALGVLYIVAGVIAFSNLKEAAVTFALITVVFIGISWLFDGIVSLTLLGNDGSRTWTLLYAILSIIAGVFVLFNVLAAGIWLWIFFGTSLVALGIVQIIRAITLGRDAKAVKDAVTG
- a CDS encoding helix-turn-helix transcriptional regulator produces the protein MRKVRDRIDRDYAKPLDVEALARGVHMSAGHLSRTFRDAYGESPYSYLMTRRIERAMALLRRGDISVTDVCFEVGFSSLGTFSTRFSELVGVSPSVYRARAADVDGIPTFLAKQVIRPIRNQEAPRTDAHLA